The window AACTATGCTAGAGCAATTGAACTCAGAATTACAAGATAAAGGTGGCATAGTGAGCAAGTCTATTAATCGCTGTGTACGCTTGTAATACAATTAAGTTATGATTCTtattttgtctgtaaaatatAGAAATtagaaatataatatattacGTAATTAAACAGTATAACATGTATCCAATATACTTTAATATTACATAATATGATCAATGTACCAAAGTATTTTATTCAGTATCATATAATAGAAGGTGTAATGTAATGCTCATAGCCCTGATTTTCTACAACTTCATTGTTGCCTTTGAACAGAATTGATTTTAATTCGGTCTTCTCTATCTGCCCATGTGGCATTCTCTCAGGATGGAGGAGGCTCGTATCCTCCCAGGCAGCATGAAGGATAACTTCTGGGAGATGGGAGACACCGGTCCCTGCGGCCCCTGCAGTGAGATCCACTACGACCGCATCGGAGGAAGGGACGCCTCTCACCTGGTGAACATGGACGATCCCAATGTTCTGGAGATCTGGAACCTGGTGTTCATACAGTTCAACAGgtaacagacaaacacagagaccCTAATGAGGGTCCTAATTCATTGATTTATAGATGTATCTTTGTTTGGTCTGTGGATGGAATTGTTCATTATGGGGTTGCATGGAGGTCGCAGCTGCTGGTGGTGTGAAGGTGTGACGGCAAGTCAGCAGTTACTGGCTGTTTATGCTTCTATTTATGTTCTCTGATATCACGAAGAGCTCATTTGGAATAATTGATTATTAGTTGAAGCAGGAACTCGACTAATGATTAGCTCATTCTGTGTGGTCCCACTGGTgcacttatttttttaatgaggagCTCCTGACATAGACGCAGTAGGAcactctgctttttgttctaTGAATGATTACCAAAAATCCCTGCAGACATTTGTAGGTGCGCGCCTTACTTGACTGTTTCAATGATCAGCACatacattttagtttagtttagttaagCGTTTTTGTTCATGCTTGTTCATACATTATTATCGTAAAGTCCTGTAGTTGCCTTGTTTCACtttcaaaccaaacaaactgGTTTCAACTCCAGCGGTAATTTTTGTGTGGCTGTTTTGACCTTAGCTTCCACACCAGCTCAAACAATTCAAACCAAACTAAATCAAGTGTTCACAGTGTTGATTTTAGTCTCCATGCAGGTGATCGCTCAAAATGGTTTTGCTCATGTTTCTTCAAGAATTACTGAATAGTTATTTTTCACCTGCTATCTCTGATCAAGTGAACAAAACGCTCTCAAACTCACTCTGCATACAGGCCTGTAACCAGTGGACTCTATAAAGAATGTTCAAATGATCACTGGCTTTGTGATGATATGAGCCTGCCCATAAAGTGAGATCAGCTCATAGTGGAATTTGGACACACCTAATCATTGTCTGAGCTATACAAGAGTAACAAGAAACCTGTTTACTGGGATGTGTATAACCTTAATCTGGTTTTATGTTTACAGAAATAATGAATGTccaaaataatgcaaaatgtgACTCGAGCCAAACAAAACAGTTTGATCCTCCTTTAACAAACTGAAGAGGAAAACTCCTAAACAAATCACCTTTCCAGCACATGCACTCAGTAGAAAACCTGTGTGCTCTCCAGCTGCAAGGCTACCTGTCAATTGTCCTTACATTCATATTCTGACCAGTTAACATGTGTTCCTGATTTTGCAGAGAGTCTGAGACTGAGCTGAAGCCTCTGCCTAAGAAGAGCATCGACACAGGGATGGGTCTGGAGCGCCTGGTGTCCGTCCTGCAAAACAAGATGTCCAACTATGACACTGACCTTTTCATCCCGTACTTTGAAGCCATTCAGAAGGTATGGAAATGCCCCagatttatgtatttaaatagAAGCATTAAGGGAATAGATGAGTAACAACTTATTTTCCATCAGTCAATTTACAATTTTTAGCTGTAATAATTTTTGCTGGTAGAGAAATTTAACACCGAGCCATCCAGTCATTTGCTGTTTTATCGTACGGTTCAAGGTAACCACAATGGTCTCTGCTAttgtacttgtgtgtgtttgtagaggTAAAATTTACATATTGGTAAAAACTATATTCATAATGGACTTGTGTGGCAGCAATGCGATCCAAATCCCCTCCTGGGGTGGTGAAAGAAACATAATAAATATAACGATGTGACTCCTAACCAAGCGTATGTGTCAAAAATATaataagaaatacaaatagtgATTCAGTTAGAATAATTACTTCACTTTGTGTTTAAAATAAGTGCAGAAAAAGTATTAGAAATGGGTTAGGTTGAACTTTAGTATATTTACTGTCTCAATATCCAATAAATTAAGCCTAGGCAGGTCATCTGCATGCTGTAGAACACCTTCTGATTCTGTTATAATATATTAACAACATGTGCTTGATTGAGATCATTAGATTTCAGATTGATCATAAAGTCGAGCAAGCAAACACAAGACATCTAGTTTTAAGTACTAGATGCATTGTTTAAACATGAACCATGAATTTCAAGTGAGACCTTTAAACATCACCCAGTTGGGCATTTTTTAGGCATGGTGAGTCGTGCTGATGAAAGACTCTGGGCATACATTAGAAGTAAGAAATAATGGTTTGGAGCTACTGATctaatacacatttaaaatatcatttcatttcaggGTACAGGTGCTCGACCCTACACTGGTAAAGTAGGTGCTGAGGATGCCGACGGTATTGACATGGCCTACCGTGTGCTCGCTGACCACGCCCGCACCATCACCATTGCCCTATCAGATGGTGGTCGGCCTGACAACACAGGAAGAGGGTGAGACATGCCAGGGcaggaaaaaggaggaaaattaCAAAGCTAAAATAattaggggtgggcgatactgcagaTTTTGGtaccgatccgataccaagtaaatacagggccagtattgtcgatactgataccgatactgatactttttactttaaaattcctgatcaattaatgattttgtacttttgcctttaattagttgaccatgattataataacgataaacacaggacaaagattttatatatcttaatataagtatatatttttgagttagttacagtgaacctgagtgagcggagtgacagaggtggagaggagcgctgcactttaaggactgagagagacgctgcgctcacacaaactctgtgaagaaatgcaagcgatttgctgaatttatagaagagatactcatcacgctagtatcgatccgataccaatactcaccttggtatcgatactatcaatatttggatcaatccgcccacccctaaAAATAATATAAGCATAGACACTATCTGTAGACAGTGGAGCACAGAATTTGTGTATATCCGAAACAGTTTTACTGAACTGTTCTGTACCACATcataatgttttgttgtttccacCATGTTCAGCTATGTGTTGAGGAGGATCCTGCGTCGTGCTGTCCGTTATTCCCATGAGAAGCTTGAAGCTCAGAAAGGCTTTTTCGCCTCTCTGGTGGATGTTGTGGTCGAGTCCCTGGTGAGATTTTGTTAAAATAGagaatattttattaataatttaaaatattaaacacaATAGTAAATTCTTACATTCACATGACAAGTGATTTAAATGGTGTCTTCTTCTCCCATCTCATCTCTCTGCTTCTCATTCCCATCCCTCTCTCACCCCGTCTTCTTTCACTCTCACTCTACAGGGTGATGCCTTTCCAGAGTTGAAGAAAGACCCAGACATGGTGAAAGACATTATTAATGAGGAGGAAGTGCAGTTCCTCAAAACCCTCAGCAGGGGACGCCGTATCCTCGATAGGAAGATCATGAGTCTGGGAGACTGCAAGATCATCCCAGGTGAGACTTGCTTGCTGAGATGCGTTACCACTCACTACGGGGTGAGAGTGGGTCGGTGGCTGTCACAGGGTGATCAATCTGCCATGTAGTTGAAGTTGCAAACAAAGAGGTCACCAGCACCGATATTACATTCTGTAATGGATCTTTTTTGTCCGTGCTAGTGCATAACCATGGTGAAATGTTGTAGTGCAGGGACCTGCAAGAACCCGCACCTAATGAATAATGAAGGCAGGAGCTCCaaatatgcatttttattttttttttaaattccaagCCATGAGAAAGAGCCTGAGAGAAGAGCTCTGTATCAGTGAAGGCATCTGTAGGGACTATCTGCAGTTCACAAAGTTTTCAGCTTTGTTCTAGCACACAAAAGCGCTGGGCTGGAGCAGCAAAATGTAGTCTGATTACATGTTGAAATGGTAACGGCAAAGAAAGCAAAAAGTATTTCTAGAGTATTTATACTCTATTTAATTTATTGCTCTTTGCACAATGATATTCTTGTTtagtatttacagtatataaacATAGTGTGCCTACTTAAATGAACATAATGAGTTACTTTTACTTATCTTAAATCAGCTTTGTAATCCTTGTTTTAGATGTCTATTTCCATCTGTATTCCTGAAAAAAGAACTGTGTGTAACATGGAAAGCAACTTGAAACTGAACTCAGATTCCTAGTATGTGAACACagtaaagcttttttttcattgttgctCCAAACAAACACCTCATCTCGATGTCTGTGTTTCCAGGTGACACGGCATGGCTGTTGTATGACACATACGGCTTCCCTCTGGACCTGACCTCCCTCATCGCAGAGGAGAAAGGCATGGCCGTGGACTTGGCTGCATttgaagaggaaaagaaggcAGCACAGGTGAGGAGGTGGAAGAAAGGGTGGAGGAAAGGTTACTGACTGTTTGAATTTGGCCAGACTGTTCTGTGAGGGGAAACCTGACTGAACAGTGGTTTGTGTCCCGGGAGTATGTCATTTTGCCTTCTGTCAGCGCTGTGTAGTATTGCACTGTAAGTTAGAATCAGGAGTCATGCACCTGCTGTTTAAATAAACCTTCATCTATTTTACAGCACCGTATTACCCTGTTTGATTTTGCAaagagatttatttattttctagttTTATGCAGATTGAGACTGCTGTCTGAACAGTCTGTATACATGATGATTCTACAGTCTGACACACTATGCTTATATGTTTCTTACTTATCCTGTCATGTAGACTCAAATCTGTTAGGCACAATCTTAGCTAGTTAATACAACATAGTAGACTTGCAGTAAATCCTTTGTGAAGCATGTAAACTTTGCTTTTGTTCATGTTAATCAGAGAGACATGGGTTCAAAGAGTATGAACATGAGAGGGTGACAACACAGACTGATCATTCTAAGCTTTACAAAGATGGGATGATGTGTTGAGTCACATTAGATTGTACAAGTGGAAATTTTGGTATCATTATACAAGACCACGTTTTTGTGAGAGTGCACACACTTCTGTGCTCTAGTGTTGTTGCATTGTATGTATGCTCTTTTTGGAACTGGTAGGGGAAACCAGcaaagttatgtttttgttgGCTGTATACATTCAGGTTTTATTTACCAGGATTAAAATGCTGTccagttattaagttaatttgcagattaggaagaaaaacaattatgattTGCTTTGCCTCTCAATAATTTTAGTTATGTCACTTCTCAAAATATGTTTCCTTAGTTTCCCTTTTACAAATATCAAGTTTGTGTCTATTGAACTGATTGTTGTAGATTTTGTGTTTATAACCAAATAACaacacagtttgtgtgtgtgtatgtgtagttGAAGTCCCAGGGTAAGGGTGCAGGAGACGAGGACCACATCATGTTGGACATCTATGCCATCGAAGAGCTCAGAAACATAAATATACCCGCCACAGATGATTCTcccaaatacaaatacactGCTGATGAAGACGGCAAATACGGTCAGTGATTTAACCTCTCACAACAGAAAAGTTGAGCTTCAGTGGCTATATCTTAAGGACATTCACTCACTAACCATCATCGTCTGCATGTCTAGAATTTGAGCAGACCTCAGCAACAGTGCTGGCCCTGCGCCGTGACCGCGCCTTCTGTGATGAAGTGACCACGGGTCAGGAGTGCGGTGTCGTGCTGGACCAGACATCCTTCTACGCTGAGCAGGGTGGACAGACATTTGATGAGGGCTACATGCTCAGAGAGGACGACGGCACAGGGGATGTAAGTGCAATGTTTAAATGGAAGAAAGTTGAAAAGTGGATGGGTGAGTGCTTctcagtggttttaatgggCTCCACGGATGCTGTTTGAGAACATCATGAGGTCCGAGGCATTAAGAAACCCTCATTAGGTTAATTTTCAGACTGTAAGTTGCTTTTTCCTCAAACTACGTAGTGATCACATTGCAGGTAAAACAATGTACAATGTCATATAGGTTAAAAAGGGAAAGGCAAAGCATTGCATTCTGTTTGTAGTTATGCTCTACAGCCTCCGCACttttttggagtcatggtttcTGGACTGATGGTCTGGTAGTTGGTGGAAATAATGCCTGCAGGCAAAAAACCCTCTGCCAGTCAACAGAGActgccaaaaaaaataacacaatttgGACAATAGATCCAAAATGATAACTTGCTCTCATCTGTCTCATAGGTGAGAACCTGATCggcataaaacacatttatatcacAGTTTGCAAAAGACCATACGTCAAGAAGTCTATTCAGATGTCAGTCTTTTGTATTTGTCATGATACTGTTTTCCAAAAATTTCGAAGGGGACAATTTCTGCCTTGATGAATGTTCATTTCCATGTTTGACATCATCAAAGCACTTCTGACATTTTGAAGCATGAGTTTTATAATTTTAATGTCCAAATGCTACAACACACAGTGCATcagcaagacaaaaaaacatgtctgatcATGTTGTCTCGCCATCCGTCTTTGTTTATTTGCAGCGAATGGAGTTCACAGTGAAGAATACACAGGTCCGAGGAGGGTACGTTCTCCATGTGGGGACAGTCTATGGCACGCTGAAGGTTGGAGACCAGGTCACCTTACGTTTAGATGAGGTGAGAACATATGTAGTATACCACATAAATTATATTGTTCATTGTTGGTCAGTGAAAAGATGagaatatagttttttttttgacacatcTTCAAGAGCTTTTGCTGTGATCTGCCTGGTTAATTGGCTCTTGATTAAGCTCTGGTTTGTTTATccaacaattattattattttcaggcTCGTCGTAGGCCCATCATGAGCAACCACACTGCCACACACATCCTGAACTTTGCCCTGCGGGGGGTTTTGGGGGAAGCAGACCAGAGGGGCTCACTGGTTGCTGCCGACCGCCTACGCTTTGACTTCACTGCTAAAGGTGCCCTGAGCACAGGGGAGGTCCGGCGGACTGAGGAGATTGCTTGTGCCTTGATAAGAGAAGCCAAGGTCAGTGGAACACACAAGATGGTCTTTAGATATGTATTCATTCTTAATGATGTTGATGAACTTACTGAACATCTTCTGGTTTCCctgaaaaagaaatgagaaaaaaaaacactaccgAACTTCCAATCCTGATTGATGTTATACATGGCCTTGCCTCTTTCATAACAatggatttttcttttatttcaatcTGGTA is drawn from Sparus aurata chromosome 8, fSpaAur1.1, whole genome shotgun sequence and contains these coding sequences:
- the aars1 gene encoding alanine--tRNA ligase, cytoplasmic, with the translated sequence MDSSLSAAQIREKFIDFFRRHEHQYVHSSSTIPMDDPTLLFANAGMNQFKPIFLNTIDPSHPMARLQRAANTQKCIRAGGKHNDLDDVGKDVYHHTFFEMLGSWSFGDYFKQLACKMALDLLTQEFGIPIERLYVTYFGGHADAGLEPDLECKQIWIDLGMEEARILPGSMKDNFWEMGDTGPCGPCSEIHYDRIGGRDASHLVNMDDPNVLEIWNLVFIQFNRESETELKPLPKKSIDTGMGLERLVSVLQNKMSNYDTDLFIPYFEAIQKGTGARPYTGKVGAEDADGIDMAYRVLADHARTITIALSDGGRPDNTGRGYVLRRILRRAVRYSHEKLEAQKGFFASLVDVVVESLGDAFPELKKDPDMVKDIINEEEVQFLKTLSRGRRILDRKIMSLGDCKIIPGDTAWLLYDTYGFPLDLTSLIAEEKGMAVDLAAFEEEKKAAQLKSQGKGAGDEDHIMLDIYAIEELRNINIPATDDSPKYKYTADEDGKYEFEQTSATVLALRRDRAFCDEVTTGQECGVVLDQTSFYAEQGGQTFDEGYMLREDDGTGDRMEFTVKNTQVRGGYVLHVGTVYGTLKVGDQVTLRLDEARRRPIMSNHTATHILNFALRGVLGEADQRGSLVAADRLRFDFTAKGALSTGEVRRTEEIACALIREAKTVYAMEAPLAQAKAIQGLRAVFDETYPDPVRVVSIGIPVEELVKDPDSAAGSLTSIEFCGGTHLQNSGHASPFVIVSEEAIAKGIRRIVAVTGAEAQKAQRKADSLHQSLSALGDKVKQQKAPNKDMQKEIADMTESIGTAVISQWQKDEMRETLKGLKKIMDDLDRSYKADIQNRVLEKTNEVIQSNPNQPLLIMEMETGASAKALNESLKLLKKNSPQTAAMLFTVDPDAGKITCLCQVPQDVANRGLKASEWVQELCPLLDGKGGGKDMSAQATGRNTQCLQEALQIANKFARLKLGEN